A single Methylomonas sp. AM2-LC DNA region contains:
- a CDS encoding AAA family ATPase has translation MIKQYSIADTFGINAPASMKVEGFEPAQNPYVPTQKPYVFRKDHLRDVLAFLGSPNGDGLYLTGPTGSGKTSLLEQVAARLHWGVHAVTGHGRMELNDLLGQYMLIDGGSMKWIDGPLTLAVRLGHVLLINEIDAVDPAELIGLNEIVEGKPLTIPQTGQVIAPHPKFRLVATGNSAGAGDQSGLYQGVLRQNLAFLDRFRLMEVGYPDPDDEMKLLSDVVPNMPETVRVSMIKVANQIRKVFIGGSDGGGMLSVTLSTRGLVRWASLVATFKSAPNALAYSLDRALTFRAEPAEREAIHRIAKDVFGDDWMV, from the coding sequence ATGATAAAACAGTATTCGATTGCCGATACTTTCGGTATTAACGCACCGGCCAGCATGAAGGTCGAAGGTTTTGAGCCTGCTCAAAATCCTTATGTGCCGACGCAAAAGCCTTATGTATTCCGCAAGGATCATTTGCGCGATGTGCTGGCGTTTTTAGGATCACCCAATGGCGATGGTTTGTATCTGACCGGTCCGACCGGTTCCGGTAAAACCTCGTTGCTTGAGCAAGTTGCTGCTAGATTGCATTGGGGCGTCCATGCCGTCACCGGTCATGGCCGCATGGAACTTAACGATCTGCTTGGTCAGTATATGCTGATCGACGGTGGCAGTATGAAATGGATAGATGGCCCGTTAACTCTGGCTGTCCGTCTGGGACATGTGCTGCTGATCAATGAAATCGACGCAGTTGATCCGGCTGAACTGATCGGTCTTAACGAGATTGTGGAAGGCAAGCCCTTGACAATACCGCAGACCGGTCAAGTGATTGCGCCACATCCCAAGTTTCGTCTGGTCGCTACCGGTAATAGTGCCGGCGCTGGTGATCAATCGGGATTGTATCAGGGTGTGTTACGTCAAAACTTGGCATTTTTAGACAGGTTTAGGCTGATGGAAGTGGGTTACCCCGATCCTGATGACGAAATGAAGCTGCTGTCCGATGTCGTGCCCAATATGCCGGAAACGGTAAGGGTAAGCATGATCAAGGTTGCCAATCAAATCCGCAAAGTATTTATCGGCGGTTCTGACGGCGGCGGCATGTTGTCGGTGACCTTATCGACTCGTGGTCTGGTGCGTTGGGCATCCTTAGTGGCGACCTTTAAAAGCGCTCCCAATGCGCTGGCTTACTCTCTGGACAGAGCCCTGACTTTTAGAGCCGAACCGGCCGAACGCGAAGCGATTCATCGCATCGCTAAGGACGTTTTTGGCGATGACTGGATGGTGTAG